A single region of the Silene latifolia isolate original U9 population chromosome 8, ASM4854445v1, whole genome shotgun sequence genome encodes:
- the LOC141595011 gene encoding uncharacterized protein LOC141595011, whose protein sequence is MGQSRSSFHAAGIIVTNCEPSRNMLLRTGRCFQQYVVDMYVKIENTRLDYFRNNQETIRAELYQGILDTVGAGEHRAANIGKRVILPPTFLGGPRDMKKRYLNSMALVHRFGKPDLFVTMTCNANWPEIKDQLASGEEAQNRPDLVARVFRAKLLALKKQIVEKQIFGEVAAYVYVVEFQKRGLPHVHFLIILKDGYRLKCPADFDKFVSAEIPSMANPSLRKSVLKHMMHGPCGNLNPACSCMKHPNTLGRCKFNYPKPYTPDTIINGSGYPDYRRRNTGHVVVIRKHNMDNRWVIPYNPYLLSLFDCHLNVEVCSTMHAVKYLYKYIYKGHDRVSFSLAEGEEPQAVDEISQYQTGRWVSPCEAAWRIFGFDLFETQPPVMPLQVHLPNMQTIRLRPTDNLADLIADEKKSRTPLTEFFRTSATEGCPKLLYGEFTEHYRWDTGSRTWEKRKNKVIAIGRLVFVAPAEGERFFLRLLLLHIRGPTSFEYLKTVDGYVCATFQEAALRHRLVEEEEAAELCMAEACAMQMPIVLRRLFSTLLIFAQPKDPSLLWSTHYESLSDDFRFQFPDDPLKISQLTARAVERYLEAMGKTMAEFGLDHLDTCTDDDARRNRDIVDALDAAIPEDCRLCKTLLNPAQKDAFTTIMGHIQSSKPGAFFIDGPGGTGKTFLYKALYAEVRMMGEIFLPTASSGIAAANIPGGRTTHSQFKIPLECDISLACDVPKQSSLAALIRSTSLIIWDEASMSKRQNIESLDHLLRDLCDPNQLFGGKVVVFGGDFRQTLPILPRKSQHEVVEASLFSSHLWPRLIKFSLTENLHAKDDPEFAKFLLALGNGELQTKECENIELPDGIVRVLDQSSPNPIADLAALAFPELAFGTFDPNLFTDRAILTPLNDDVDAINDALIDQFPGQSVTYTSHDSMLDDTCAVYPAEFINKLNPGGMSPHKLILKENCLVILIRNLQPSFGLCNGTRLIYKKFLPNTIECVIMTGQNRGDTVLIPRIKLRPAPSANYPFQFQRNQFPLKLSFAMTVNKCQGQTLSQVAVYLPRPCFSHGQLYVALSRARKAKHVTVVAAPGPETVPATFVRNVVSYEALTLAGIVPLTTI, encoded by the coding sequence ATGGGCCAAAGTCGAAGTTCGTTTCATGCCGCCGGTATTATTGTTACAAATTGCGAACCGTCCCGGAATATGTTACTTAGAACAGGACGGTGTTTTCAGCAGTACGTGGTTGACATGTATGTTAAGATCGAAAATACAAGGCTTGATTATTTTCGGAACAATCAAGAAACGATAAGGGCTGAGTTATACCAAGGAATTCTTGATACTGTTGGGGCAGGCGAGCATCGCGCGGCGAACATTGGCAAGCGAGTTATTTTGCCACCGACTTTCTTGGGAGGACCCCGGGACATGAAAAAAAGATATCTGAACTCAATGGCTCTTGTTCATAGGTTTGGAAAACCAGATCTGTTTGTCACCATGACATGCAATGCTAACTGGCCTGAGATAAAAGATCAACTAGCTTCAGGAGAGGAGGCTCAGAATAGACCGGACTTAGTAGCTAGAGTCTTCCGTGCTAAGCTTTTAGCGCTGAAGAAACAAATTGTAGAAAAGCAAATCTTTGGCGAAGTGGCTGCGTACGTATATGTAGTTGAATTCCAAAAAAGGGGTCTCCCTCATGTGCACTTCCTTATCATTTTGAAAGATGGGTATAGGCTGAAATGCCCAGCTGATTTTGACAAATTTGTTTCTGCTGAAATACCGTCTATGGCAAACCCATCCCTTCGTAAGTCTGTGCTTAAGCACATGATGCACGGTCCTTGTGGCAATCTTAATCCTGCATGTTCGTGTATGAAACATCCCAACACACTAGGGCGCTGCAAATTTAATTACCCAAAGCCCTACACACCTGATACTATAATTAATGGTTCTGGGTATCCGGACTATAGGAGACGCAACACAGGCCACGTGGTTGTTATACGGAAGCACAATATGGACAACAGATGGGTTATCCCTTATAACCCATACTTATTGTCACTGTTCGACTGTCATCTGAATGTTGAAGTATGTTCAACAATGCACGCAGTGAAATATTTATATAAGTATATATACAAAGGCCATGACAGGGTATCCTTTAGTTTAGCTGAAGGTGAAGAACCTCAAGCAGTAGATGAAATTTCGCAATACCAAACAGGCCGGTGGGTATCTCCATGTGAAGCAGCTTGGCGAATATTTGGCTTTGATCTATTTGAGACACAACCACCGGTGATGCCCCTTCAGGTGCACCTTCCAAACATGCAGACAATACGCCTCAGGCCAACAGATAATTTAGCTGATCTCATTGCTGATGAAAAAAAGAGCCGCACGCCTCTAACTGAGTTTTTCAGGACAAGTGCAACCGAAGGATGCCCCAAATTGTTGTATGGTGAATTCACAGAGCACTACCGTTGGGATACGGGGTCTAGAACTTGGGAAAAGAGGAAAAACAAAGTTATTGCAATTGGCAGACTGGTTTTTGTAGCACCAGCCGAAGGTGAGAGGTTTTTCCTAAGGCTGTTGTTACTACACATCCGAGGTCCCACCTCATTTGAGTATCTGAAAACGGTGGATGGATACGTGTGTGCAACATTCCAAGAGGCGGCCTTGCGACACAGGTTGGTTGAAGAAGAGGAAGCTGCCGAATTATGTATGGCAGAAGCGTGTGCAATGCAGATGCCTATTGTACTTCGTCGCCTTTTCTCAACATTACTAATTTTCGCCCAACCAAAGGACCCGTCCTTGTTATGGAGTACACACTACGAATCGTTGTCAGATGATTTTAGATTTCAATTTCCTGACGACCCACTGAAAATTAGTCAGCTAACAGCACGTGCAGTCGAGAGGTATTTAGAAGCTATGGGAAAGACAATGGCAGAGTTTGGGCTGGATCATCTAGATACCTGCACTGATGACGACGCTCGACGCAATAGAGATATAGTTGATGCCCTGGATGCAGCAATACCTGAAGACTGCAGATTGTGTAAAACTCTGTTAAATCCAGCTCAAAAAGACGCATTTACAACAATTATGGGACACATACAGTCGTCGAAACCAGGGGCATTCTTTATAGACGGACCGGGGGGCACCGGTAAAACTTTCTTATACAAAGCATTGTACGCTGAGGTGCGCATGATGGGAGAAATTTTCTTACCTACGGCGTCTTCAGGAATAGCTGCAGCTAACATACCCGGCGGGCGAACAACGCATTCGCAGTTCAAAATACCCTTGGAATGTGACATATCTCTGGCATGTGACGTCCCCAAACAAAGTAGCCTAGCTGCATTGATCCGTTCAACAAGTTTGATAATTTGGGATGAGGCTTCAATGTCAAAACGCCAAAATATTGAGTCTCTAGACCATCTTCTTCGAGACTTGTGTGACCCAAACCAGCTTTTTGGAGGAAAGGTGGTTGTATTCGGAGGTGACTTTCGGCAAACACTTCCTATTCTACCTCGAAAATCCCAGCATGAAGTCGTAGAAGCGAGTTTGTTCAGCTCACACCTCTGGCCAAGGCTTATTAAATTTAGCCTGACTGAAAACCTACATGCTAAAGATGATCCGGAATTTGCAAAGTTTTTACTTGCACTTGGCAATGGCGAGTTACAAACGAAAGAATGTGAGAACATAGAACTTCCGGATGGTATTGTCAGAGTTCTGGACCAGTCAAGTCCAAATCCAATTGCTGATTTAGCGGCACTTGCATTTCCAGAATTAGCATTTGGGACCTTTGATCCTAACCTATTTACAGATCGAGCTATTTTAACACCCTTAAACGACGATGTTGATGCCATTAATGACGCTCTAATTGACCAGTTCCCAGGACAATCTGTAACATACACAAGTCACGATTCAATGTTAGATGACACCTGTGCAGTCTATCCTGCTGAGTTCATCAACAAATTGAATCCGGGGGGAATGAGTCCTCACAAACTTATACTTAAAGAAAATTGCCTTGTTATTCTGATTCGGAACCTCCAACCATCATTTGGCTTATGCAATGGCACACGACTAATATATAAGAAGTTTTTACCAAACACAATTGAATGTGTAATTATGACTGGGCAAAACAGGGGAGACACCGTGCTGATACCACGGATCAAACTCCGCCCAGCTCCTTCAGCTAACTATCCTTTTCAATTCCAGAGGAACCAGTTTCCATTGAAGCTCAGCTTTGCAATGACAGTCAACAAATGTCAAGGTCAAACTTTAAGTCAGGTTGCTGTGTACCTACCTCGCCCATGTTTCTCTCATGGACAGCTATATGTGGCACTATCCAGAGCACGGAAAGCAAAACACGTTACAGTTGTCGCAGCACCGGGCCCAGAAACAGTTCCCGCTACCTTCGTCAGAAACGTCGTATCATATGAAGCTCTAACCCTTGCAGGAATTGTACCACTTACTACCATTTAA